Proteins co-encoded in one Schaalia radingae genomic window:
- a CDS encoding DoxX family protein, producing the protein MNILRLVARPLLALPFIATGVSAIRNPDEHVERIEPARPLLDKTGLTLSDGQLKLATRALGGVTAVAGVSLALGKATRTSAAVLALTSIPLALVNNPVWTEGTPDQRAAWRNGLIKDFALFGGLVIASTDREGRPSATWKLRNWADHRSELRAARSQAWDDASEVYQA; encoded by the coding sequence ATGAATATTCTTCGCCTAGTCGCACGACCATTGCTCGCACTCCCATTCATTGCAACCGGGGTGAGCGCAATCAGGAATCCTGACGAACACGTGGAGCGCATTGAACCGGCACGTCCGCTGCTTGACAAGACCGGCCTGACGCTGAGCGATGGCCAGCTCAAACTTGCCACACGCGCACTGGGCGGCGTGACCGCTGTCGCCGGAGTGTCACTGGCTCTGGGCAAGGCCACACGAACCTCTGCAGCGGTATTGGCTCTGACCTCCATCCCTCTGGCTCTGGTGAACAACCCCGTGTGGACGGAGGGAACCCCCGATCAGCGCGCTGCGTGGAGGAACGGCCTGATCAAGGATTTCGCTTTGTTCGGCGGCCTGGTCATCGCCTCGACCGACCGTGAGGGACGCCCATCCGCCACGTGGAAGCTGCGCAACTGGGCCGATCACCGCTCCGAGCTGCGTGCGGCACGAAGTCAGGCATGGGATGACGCTTCGGAGGTCTATCAGGCATGA
- a CDS encoding 50S ribosomal protein bL37: MSKRGRKRRARRKNAANHGKRPNC, translated from the coding sequence ATGTCGAAGCGTGGTCGTAAGCGCCGTGCACGTCGCAAGAACGCTGCCAACCATGGCAAGCGTCCCAACTGCTAG
- a CDS encoding multifunctional oxoglutarate decarboxylase/oxoglutarate dehydrogenase thiamine pyrophosphate-binding subunit/dihydrolipoyllysine-residue succinyltransferase subunit: MLEASKPHVSTIGVTTVDASDQHESTHESEKDQQWWIDHMRVQYDEDPSSVDDAWREYFEAVDALEKADEADVRVTAEEDIQASEPDGDEADQTSASDVADESEEERPANTMLVTRSDLPPAPLAQTSEATSPYTRMTAVRAATELNEDARTEDRTDLLKGIARATAKNMDQSLTIPTATSARQVPAKLLIENRSLLNRHLARTTGGKVSFTHLIGYALVEAMCEMPSMNVRYSTDKKGRPQIERLAHVGFGLAIDVAQPNGKRSLMVPVLQEADTLTFLEFVAAYNDTVRRARDGELTPDDFQGGTVTLTNPGTIGTTTSVPRLMTGQGLIVGVGATNYPAEFAGVSPRRLAQLGIGKTMFLSSTYDHRIIQGAASGEFLRLMDNKLSGKDGFWDRVFDTYHVPHPPYHWEPDREYDIEREKGKPARIAELIHAYRSRGHLAADTDPLAYRVRRHPDLDITSYGLSVWDLDRQFPTGGFGGESYMTLREILDRLRDTYTRTIGIEYMHIQDPEQRKWVQERIEKPYSVPSTEEQRHILSTLNHAEAFEEFLQTKYVGQKRFSLEGGESLIPLLDAILSDAAQAGLPEVAIGMAHRGRLNVLANIAGKSYGQIFSEFEGNENPQDEGSGDVKYHLGTEGVFSREDGVATKVYLAANPSHLEAADGVLEGIVRAKQDQLHDDDFSVVPILIHGDAAFIGQGVVQETLNLSQLKGYRTGGTIHLIVNNQIGFTTGPTSGRSTRYPTDLAKGLQVPILHVNGDDPESVVRMGHLAMAYRERFHKDVIVDLVCYRRRGHNEGDDPSMTQPVMYELIRQIPSTRTVYMRNLIGREQLTEEEVEASIKEYEDELNKILTQTREEGWQVPESQLPGQGMMIGWESPVPAGAIERIGEAFNTFPDGFVPHPKMLKLCERRQEMATGTRPIDWGFGELIALGSLVMEGTPVRFSGQDARRATFVQRHAVLHDHNNGREFTPLNFLTDDQAIFEIYDSPLSEYVVMGFEYGYSVQRPDALVVWEAQFGDFANGAQSVIDEFVSSSEQKWGQRSSVVLLLPHGYEGQGPDHSSARIERYLTLAAENNMWICQPSTPAQHFHMLRTQAYRRPRKPLIAFTPKQLLRLPAASSSIDDFTSGHFLPVIGEVDQRVTDVNRVVLCSGRLYYDLVKEREAKEAWSTAIVRVEQYYPKPIDEIREQLDRYPGAEVMWAQDEPRNQGAWPFMALNVFTELGVQPIVVSRPASASPAAGRASTHKRQLAELLATLFGKD; the protein is encoded by the coding sequence ATGCTGGAGGCGAGCAAACCTCACGTTTCCACGATAGGAGTGACCACGGTGGACGCCTCCGATCAACACGAATCAACTCATGAGTCCGAAAAGGATCAGCAGTGGTGGATTGACCACATGAGGGTCCAGTACGACGAGGATCCCAGTTCAGTTGACGACGCCTGGCGCGAGTACTTCGAGGCTGTCGACGCCCTCGAAAAGGCTGACGAAGCCGATGTGCGCGTCACAGCTGAAGAGGACATACAAGCCAGCGAACCGGACGGCGACGAAGCCGACCAGACTTCGGCAAGTGACGTTGCCGACGAGTCGGAGGAAGAGCGTCCAGCCAACACGATGCTGGTCACACGATCCGACCTTCCTCCCGCACCACTGGCGCAGACCAGTGAAGCCACCTCGCCCTACACGCGCATGACGGCGGTGCGCGCGGCCACTGAGCTCAATGAGGATGCGCGGACCGAAGATCGTACCGATCTGTTGAAGGGCATTGCACGGGCAACGGCGAAAAACATGGACCAGTCGCTGACGATTCCGACCGCCACATCTGCCCGCCAGGTACCGGCAAAACTGCTGATCGAAAACCGTTCACTGCTCAACCGCCACTTGGCTCGCACGACCGGCGGCAAGGTCTCGTTCACTCACCTGATCGGATACGCGTTGGTGGAAGCCATGTGCGAGATGCCGTCAATGAACGTGCGCTACTCCACCGACAAGAAGGGCCGGCCGCAAATTGAGCGTCTCGCGCACGTCGGTTTCGGGCTGGCGATCGACGTGGCGCAACCCAACGGGAAGCGCTCGCTGATGGTGCCGGTCCTGCAGGAAGCGGACACACTGACATTTCTCGAGTTCGTTGCCGCCTATAACGACACGGTGCGTCGTGCTCGCGATGGTGAACTGACCCCGGATGATTTCCAGGGCGGCACCGTGACCCTGACGAATCCCGGCACGATCGGCACGACGACATCTGTTCCGCGCCTGATGACAGGTCAAGGACTCATCGTCGGTGTCGGCGCGACGAACTACCCCGCCGAATTCGCGGGCGTGTCCCCTCGCCGTCTGGCTCAGCTCGGCATCGGCAAGACGATGTTCCTGTCCTCCACCTATGACCATCGCATTATTCAGGGTGCGGCATCCGGCGAGTTCTTGCGGTTGATGGACAACAAGCTGTCCGGCAAGGACGGATTCTGGGATCGCGTCTTCGATACCTATCATGTCCCCCACCCGCCTTATCACTGGGAGCCTGATCGCGAATACGACATTGAGCGCGAAAAAGGCAAGCCTGCACGTATTGCGGAATTGATTCACGCATACCGCTCGCGCGGGCACCTTGCTGCTGACACTGACCCGCTGGCTTATCGTGTGCGGCGCCATCCTGACCTGGATATCACCAGCTACGGCCTGTCGGTGTGGGATCTGGATCGTCAGTTCCCCACAGGCGGTTTTGGCGGGGAATCCTACATGACGCTGAGGGAAATCCTCGATCGTTTGCGCGATACATATACACGCACCATCGGCATTGAATACATGCACATTCAGGATCCTGAGCAGCGCAAATGGGTCCAAGAGCGCATCGAGAAGCCCTACTCCGTGCCCTCGACTGAGGAACAGCGCCACATTTTGTCTACTCTCAATCACGCGGAGGCATTCGAGGAGTTCCTCCAGACCAAGTACGTCGGGCAGAAGCGGTTCTCACTGGAGGGCGGCGAATCGCTGATTCCACTGCTTGATGCGATCCTGTCGGATGCAGCACAGGCCGGTTTACCTGAGGTGGCTATCGGAATGGCTCACCGCGGCAGGTTGAACGTACTGGCCAACATTGCCGGCAAGTCCTACGGGCAGATCTTCTCTGAGTTTGAAGGCAACGAAAACCCGCAGGACGAAGGCTCCGGCGACGTGAAGTACCACCTGGGCACTGAAGGCGTGTTCAGCCGTGAAGACGGTGTGGCCACCAAGGTGTATCTGGCTGCAAACCCGTCGCACCTGGAGGCCGCTGACGGCGTCCTCGAAGGCATCGTGCGCGCCAAGCAGGATCAGCTCCATGACGATGATTTCTCGGTTGTGCCGATTCTGATCCACGGCGATGCCGCCTTCATTGGCCAAGGAGTCGTGCAGGAAACACTGAACCTGTCTCAGCTCAAGGGATATCGAACCGGCGGCACGATCCACCTGATCGTCAACAACCAGATCGGTTTCACAACCGGCCCGACATCGGGACGTTCAACCCGTTACCCGACGGACCTGGCCAAAGGCCTGCAGGTGCCGATCCTGCACGTCAACGGCGATGATCCCGAGTCAGTGGTGCGCATGGGACATCTGGCAATGGCCTATCGCGAGCGCTTCCATAAGGACGTGATCGTGGATCTGGTGTGCTACCGCCGACGCGGCCACAACGAGGGCGACGATCCGTCGATGACGCAACCCGTCATGTATGAACTGATCCGTCAGATCCCATCAACCCGCACCGTCTACATGCGTAACCTGATCGGACGCGAGCAGCTGACCGAAGAAGAGGTCGAAGCATCCATCAAGGAATACGAAGACGAGTTGAACAAGATCCTCACGCAGACCCGTGAGGAAGGCTGGCAGGTTCCTGAATCCCAGCTGCCTGGCCAGGGCATGATGATCGGTTGGGAATCCCCCGTTCCGGCAGGCGCCATCGAACGCATCGGTGAAGCATTCAACACCTTCCCTGATGGCTTCGTTCCCCATCCCAAGATGCTGAAGCTGTGTGAACGGCGTCAGGAAATGGCGACGGGCACACGCCCGATCGACTGGGGCTTTGGTGAGCTGATCGCTTTGGGCTCGCTGGTCATGGAAGGAACTCCGGTGCGTTTTTCCGGACAGGACGCCCGTCGTGCAACGTTCGTCCAGCGTCACGCGGTTCTACATGACCACAACAATGGCCGCGAGTTCACTCCGCTCAACTTCCTCACCGACGATCAGGCGATCTTCGAAATCTACGATTCGCCCCTGTCTGAGTACGTCGTCATGGGATTTGAATACGGCTACTCGGTTCAGCGTCCTGATGCGCTGGTCGTGTGGGAAGCACAGTTCGGTGACTTCGCCAATGGCGCCCAGTCAGTGATCGATGAGTTCGTCAGCTCATCTGAGCAGAAGTGGGGACAACGCTCCTCGGTTGTCCTTCTGCTCCCCCACGGCTATGAAGGGCAGGGCCCCGACCACTCGTCAGCGCGCATTGAGCGTTATCTGACTTTGGCCGCTGAAAACAACATGTGGATCTGTCAGCCGTCGACACCGGCACAGCATTTCCACATGCTGCGCACGCAGGCCTACAGGCGCCCTCGTAAACCCCTCATTGCGTTCACGCCCAAGCAGCTGCTGCGTCTGCCCGCAGCCAGCTCGTCGATCGACGATTTCACGTCCGGTCACTTCCTGCCCGTCATTGGCGAGGTCGACCAGCGCGTCACCGATGTCAATCGCGTGGTGTTGTGTTCAGGCCGTCTCTACTACGACCTGGTCAAGGAACGTGAGGCGAAGGAAGCATGGTCGACTGCGATCGTGCGCGTCGAGCAGTACTACCCCAAGCCGATCGATGAGATTCGTGAGCAGCTGGATCGCTACCCAGGTGCTGAGGTTATGTGGGCGCAGGATGAGCCCCGCAACCAGGGCGCGTGGCCGTTCATGGCGCTTAACGTGTTCACCGAACTGGGCGTGCAGCCCATCGTGGTGTCGCGTCCTGCGTCCGCTTCCCCTGCGGCAGGCCGGGCCTCCACCCACAAGCGCCAGCTCGCTGAACTGCTCGCCACACTCTTTGGCAAGGACTGA
- a CDS encoding GDSL-type esterase/lipase family protein, whose translation MKRICVIGDDLVAGIGDPRALGWVGRVIARTRFASAPAVMPLAVPGETTAGLAARWESEVNARISSSDTLHMVVAVGAADVPSGLSTPRSRLNLANIVDRARERGISTLVVGPPPLAGAQQQQLAALDRACAEVCDRRGITYVTCLEPLVAHDQWIADMAASTARSPHELTLPAQAGYALMAYLVLHQGWFEWVDADPMP comes from the coding sequence GTGAAGCGCATCTGCGTGATCGGTGATGACTTGGTCGCCGGAATCGGTGACCCCCGAGCCTTGGGGTGGGTTGGACGCGTCATTGCACGCACCCGTTTTGCCTCAGCCCCCGCCGTCATGCCCCTCGCCGTTCCTGGAGAAACAACCGCAGGTCTCGCTGCCAGGTGGGAAAGTGAAGTCAACGCGCGGATTTCCTCATCCGACACATTGCACATGGTGGTAGCCGTTGGTGCGGCCGACGTGCCCAGTGGGTTATCCACACCGCGGTCACGCCTGAATCTGGCCAATATTGTGGACCGTGCGCGCGAGCGCGGCATCTCCACGCTTGTGGTCGGCCCGCCGCCTCTGGCCGGAGCCCAGCAGCAGCAGCTGGCGGCCCTTGACCGAGCATGTGCGGAAGTGTGTGACCGCCGGGGTATCACCTACGTGACGTGCCTGGAGCCCCTGGTCGCACATGACCAGTGGATCGCTGACATGGCCGCATCGACAGCCCGCTCCCCCCATGAGCTCACGTTGCCGGCGCAAGCCGGATACGCGCTGATGGCGTACCTGGTTCTTCACCAAGGCTGGTTTGAGTGGGTGGACGCTGACCCGATGCCGTAA
- a CDS encoding Nramp family divalent metal transporter, translating into MKRESGVRTTGRDDAAPRTDGRRHLVTLANGPSLQEINGTVAIPDKNASFLCQLFAFSGPGALVAVGYMDPGNWVTSIGGGQQYGYLLLNVILVSSLIAMLLQYMAAKLGIVAGMDLAQATRAHTSRTLGLVLWVVTELAIMATDLAEVIGAAIALHLLFGLPLIVGVLITVLDVLLLLLLMSVGFRKIEAIVVTLILTIMAVFLYEVILAQPSIPDMAKGFLPSPQTLSRGELTMALGIVGATVMPHNLYLHSSIVQSRSYNRHDEGDQARAVRFATWDSNIQLGAAFVINCLLLLLGAALFFGSSEDLSTFGSLYDALQNPSLAGTVASPVLSTLFAVALLASGQNSTITGTLTGQIVMEGFIRLRIPLWARRVITRVITVIPVLVCTIAFNGSEVALEELLVGSQVFLCIALPISMVPLVWLTSSKKIMGERFVNAKWVAILGWVSTIVLTILNLKLILEIVGGWL; encoded by the coding sequence GTGAAACGTGAGAGTGGAGTGCGCACGACTGGACGCGACGATGCAGCACCGCGCACAGACGGTCGCCGACATTTAGTGACCCTTGCTAACGGGCCGTCTCTGCAGGAGATCAACGGAACTGTGGCGATCCCTGATAAGAATGCGAGCTTCCTGTGCCAACTCTTCGCTTTTTCGGGCCCGGGCGCCCTGGTCGCGGTAGGTTACATGGATCCGGGCAACTGGGTAACTTCCATCGGCGGCGGTCAGCAATACGGGTATCTGCTGCTCAACGTCATTCTGGTTTCCTCGCTGATCGCGATGCTGCTGCAGTACATGGCAGCCAAACTTGGCATCGTTGCCGGCATGGACCTGGCGCAGGCTACGCGCGCCCACACCTCGCGCACACTCGGGCTCGTCCTATGGGTCGTCACCGAGCTCGCCATCATGGCGACCGACCTGGCGGAAGTCATCGGCGCAGCTATCGCCTTGCACTTATTGTTTGGACTGCCGCTCATCGTCGGTGTCCTCATCACCGTCCTCGACGTGCTGCTGCTCTTGCTGCTGATGAGCGTCGGTTTCAGGAAGATTGAGGCCATCGTCGTCACGCTGATTCTGACGATCATGGCGGTTTTCCTGTACGAGGTCATCCTTGCGCAACCCAGCATCCCCGACATGGCGAAGGGTTTCTTGCCGTCACCCCAGACGCTGAGCCGCGGCGAACTCACCATGGCACTTGGCATTGTGGGCGCAACCGTCATGCCCCACAACCTGTATCTGCATTCATCCATCGTGCAGTCTCGTTCCTACAACCGACATGACGAGGGCGACCAGGCTCGCGCCGTACGTTTCGCTACGTGGGATTCGAACATCCAGCTGGGTGCAGCGTTCGTGATCAACTGCCTCCTGCTGCTTTTGGGTGCTGCGCTCTTCTTCGGTTCCAGCGAGGACCTGTCCACATTCGGCTCGCTCTACGATGCGCTCCAGAATCCCTCGCTGGCAGGTACAGTTGCCAGCCCGGTTCTGTCCACGCTCTTCGCTGTCGCACTGCTGGCCTCGGGCCAGAACTCAACGATTACCGGCACGCTGACGGGCCAGATCGTGATGGAGGGTTTCATCAGGCTGCGCATTCCGCTGTGGGCGCGCCGCGTCATCACCCGCGTCATCACTGTGATTCCTGTGTTGGTCTGCACGATTGCATTTAATGGTTCCGAGGTCGCCCTCGAAGAACTCCTGGTGGGATCGCAGGTATTCCTGTGCATCGCATTGCCGATTTCAATGGTGCCGCTGGTGTGGCTGACATCGTCGAAGAAAATCATGGGGGAGCGCTTCGTCAACGCGAAATGGGTCGCAATCCTGGGATGGGTGTCCACCATCGTGCTGACAATCCTCAACCTGAAACTGATCCTCGAAATCGTTGGAGGGTGGCTCTGA
- a CDS encoding hemolysin family protein, protein MVLDIIFLLLGVVLTFGTFIFVSSEFSLVALDQASVERRASAGDKRAAQVLKATRTLSTQLSGSQVGITLTTILLGYTTQSVLTRLINDGLISVGLASAIAGTIGVLVSAVLINAFSMLFGELLPKNLALAHPLKTAGMVVPFQMAFTWICKPIIFLLNGTANAILRLIGIEPQEEISSARSASELAALVRHSAEEGTLDTSTASLFTNSIRVGQLSAVDVMSDRGLLCTLGSDAVAADVVALSKETGHSRFPVIGDDSDDVLGFVSLRRAVAVPWEKRSDVSVLSSSLLNPAPKVPETMSLAPLLLHLREEGLQMAVVVDEYGGVAGIVTLEDVVEEIVGEVSDEHDHRRLGIRTQVDGTYLVPGRLRPDELAERLGIIVPDEGGYETLAGLIIDNIGRVPETGDTVVVDRVRLTVTQMQGRRVTQIEVEPPQTDDQEQEDELI, encoded by the coding sequence GTGGTTTTAGACATCATTTTCTTGCTGCTCGGAGTTGTGCTGACATTCGGCACCTTCATCTTTGTGTCCTCGGAGTTTTCTTTGGTTGCACTTGACCAGGCATCCGTCGAACGGCGAGCATCAGCAGGCGATAAGCGCGCAGCACAAGTCCTGAAAGCCACACGCACGTTGTCCACCCAGCTATCTGGTTCCCAGGTCGGAATCACGCTGACAACTATTTTGCTGGGCTATACAACTCAGTCGGTTCTGACCCGACTGATCAACGACGGCCTGATATCCGTGGGATTGGCCAGCGCCATTGCTGGAACAATCGGCGTACTCGTCTCAGCCGTGCTCATCAATGCATTTTCGATGCTCTTCGGTGAGCTGCTGCCCAAGAACCTTGCTCTGGCGCATCCGCTGAAAACCGCCGGTATGGTGGTGCCATTCCAGATGGCGTTCACGTGGATCTGCAAACCGATCATCTTCCTGCTCAACGGCACAGCGAACGCGATTTTGCGGCTAATAGGCATTGAACCCCAGGAAGAGATCTCCTCTGCCCGGTCGGCGTCCGAACTGGCCGCCCTCGTGCGTCACAGTGCAGAAGAAGGAACACTGGACACCTCCACCGCATCTTTGTTCACGAACTCTATTCGAGTCGGTCAGCTCTCCGCCGTGGACGTGATGTCCGATCGAGGACTGCTGTGCACGCTTGGATCCGACGCGGTAGCTGCTGACGTCGTGGCACTGTCTAAGGAAACTGGTCACTCGCGTTTCCCCGTCATTGGTGATGACAGTGATGACGTGCTCGGTTTTGTCTCATTGCGCCGCGCGGTTGCTGTGCCGTGGGAGAAACGCTCTGACGTGTCCGTCCTGTCGTCCTCTCTGCTCAACCCCGCCCCGAAAGTGCCCGAGACGATGTCTCTTGCTCCGCTGCTGCTTCACCTGCGTGAAGAGGGCCTGCAGATGGCTGTTGTGGTGGACGAGTATGGCGGAGTTGCCGGCATCGTCACCCTGGAAGACGTCGTGGAAGAAATCGTCGGAGAGGTATCCGACGAGCATGATCATCGTCGCCTCGGTATACGCACCCAAGTTGACGGCACATACCTGGTGCCCGGCAGGCTGCGGCCCGACGAGCTGGCCGAACGGCTCGGAATTATCGTCCCCGACGAGGGCGGCTACGAAACCCTGGCTGGGCTGATCATTGACAATATAGGTCGCGTCCCCGAAACAGGCGACACAGTGGTGGTCGATCGTGTGCGCCTGACTGTCACGCAGATGCAGGGCCGGCGCGTCACGCAAATTGAAGTGGAGCCTCCCCAGACCGATGACCAGGAGCAGGAGGATGAGCTGATATGA
- a CDS encoding 3-phosphoshikimate 1-carboxyvinyltransferase — MTAGALLPLWSAPFIEPHQRIDASVTVPGSKSLTNRAFILAAQSTNECVIDGALDSRDTRLMADALQQLGCTVDWDSTGSARVRPSRHTMGEARAHIDCGLAGTVMRFVPALCAAAGMHAFFDGDEGARVRPLDALLSALTSAGARITCHGEPGFLPFELDGIPADICGSDGVTNRHAPMTIDVDTHESSQFASALLLSAPLLATRMNRPVQIRLTGRVVSLPHIQMSVRTLQEWGVTVRSGTDEGGLNGPDSATCGSTTPTDAQAPSWIIEPELPILSRVAIEPDLSNAGPFIAAALVTGGQVRIPHWPVHTTQPGDAFRQIAQQMGGQVNVDADGILCVKGPERGRLLGVDRDMSDIGELTPTVAALAAVASTESHLSGISHLRGHETDRVSALRTEIERLGGDVTEHPDALTIRPRALHAADLHTYHDHRMATFGAIIGLVVDGVRVFDIGTTGKTLPDFVALWQATVASAESGDQ; from the coding sequence ATGACGGCGGGGGCTTTGCTTCCCCTCTGGTCCGCGCCTTTCATCGAACCTCACCAGCGAATCGATGCCAGCGTCACAGTTCCCGGTTCAAAATCGCTGACCAATCGTGCATTCATTCTGGCCGCTCAGAGTACGAATGAGTGTGTGATCGACGGAGCTTTGGATTCGCGTGACACACGCCTGATGGCCGATGCGCTCCAACAATTGGGCTGCACTGTCGATTGGGATTCCACAGGATCGGCGCGCGTGCGTCCCTCTCGGCACACGATGGGCGAGGCGCGCGCACACATTGACTGCGGCCTTGCCGGAACCGTCATGCGTTTCGTGCCCGCCCTGTGCGCCGCGGCCGGCATGCACGCGTTTTTTGACGGCGACGAGGGAGCACGCGTACGCCCTCTGGATGCACTCCTGAGCGCTCTGACCAGTGCCGGCGCTCGTATCACCTGTCATGGCGAACCAGGTTTCCTGCCTTTCGAACTCGACGGGATTCCCGCTGATATTTGCGGCAGTGATGGCGTGACCAACCGCCATGCACCGATGACGATTGACGTTGATACACACGAGTCGTCACAATTTGCCTCAGCGCTGCTGTTGAGCGCTCCCCTGCTCGCCACCCGTATGAACAGGCCGGTTCAGATTCGACTCACTGGCCGGGTGGTGTCTCTGCCGCACATTCAGATGAGCGTGCGAACCCTCCAGGAATGGGGTGTGACCGTTCGCTCCGGCACAGACGAGGGTGGCCTGAACGGCCCTGACAGTGCGACCTGTGGCAGCACAACACCAACCGACGCACAGGCTCCCTCGTGGATTATTGAGCCGGAGCTACCGATCCTGAGCCGCGTTGCCATCGAGCCCGACCTGTCGAACGCCGGGCCGTTCATCGCTGCTGCTCTGGTCACCGGTGGGCAGGTGCGAATCCCGCACTGGCCCGTGCACACGACGCAACCCGGTGACGCGTTTCGTCAGATCGCTCAGCAGATGGGTGGGCAGGTCAACGTGGATGCCGACGGGATCCTCTGCGTGAAGGGCCCCGAGCGTGGCCGGTTGCTCGGCGTTGACCGTGATATGAGTGACATCGGTGAGCTGACGCCGACCGTGGCGGCGCTGGCAGCTGTCGCATCGACCGAGTCGCATCTATCGGGAATCAGTCATCTGCGAGGGCATGAAACGGATCGTGTGAGCGCTCTGCGCACCGAGATCGAGCGACTGGGCGGTGACGTAACAGAGCACCCTGATGCGCTGACGATTCGCCCGCGAGCGCTCCACGCAGCGGACCTGCACACGTATCACGATCACCGCATGGCGACGTTCGGAGCAATCATCGGACTGGTGGTGGACGGCGTGCGCGTCTTCGATATTGGGACGACAGGTAAGACACTGCCTGATTTTGTCGCGCTGTGGCAGGCGACGGTCGCATCGGCCGAAAGTGGGGATCAGTGA
- a CDS encoding sigma-70 family RNA polymerase sigma factor, translating to MMAHTFTHTHSAEDTAAETAADLDPSTRVDGESDGGQVTLVNESVANGSALKESAPAGKKERFEAEALPLLDQLYGAALSMTRHRADAEDLVQETFEKAYAKFDQYKPGTNIKAWLYRILTNTYITHYRKAKRSPKRSGTETVEDWQLVDAASHSEEGLRSAEAEALDRIPSDQVRDAMEDLSEDYRVVVWLADVEQLSYKEIAQTLDIPIGTVMSRLHRGRAALRKSLAGLAREYGIGDNA from the coding sequence CTGATGGCACACACATTCACTCACACCCACAGCGCCGAGGATACCGCTGCTGAAACGGCTGCGGATCTGGATCCGTCGACGCGCGTGGATGGCGAATCTGACGGCGGGCAGGTCACCCTCGTCAATGAGTCTGTGGCCAATGGATCTGCGCTTAAAGAGTCTGCGCCGGCGGGGAAGAAGGAACGTTTCGAGGCTGAAGCACTCCCGCTGCTTGACCAGCTCTACGGCGCGGCACTGTCGATGACGCGCCACCGGGCTGATGCTGAGGACCTAGTGCAGGAAACATTTGAGAAAGCCTACGCAAAGTTCGACCAGTACAAGCCGGGCACGAATATCAAGGCCTGGCTGTACCGGATCCTGACCAACACGTATATCACGCACTACCGCAAGGCCAAGCGCTCCCCGAAACGCTCGGGCACGGAAACGGTGGAGGACTGGCAGCTGGTCGATGCCGCGTCTCATTCGGAAGAGGGGTTGCGCTCAGCTGAAGCCGAAGCACTTGACCGCATTCCGTCCGACCAGGTACGCGACGCGATGGAGGACTTGTCAGAGGACTACCGAGTGGTCGTGTGGCTGGCGGACGTCGAGCAGCTCAGTTACAAAGAAATCGCTCAGACGCTGGACATTCCAATCGGCACGGTAATGTCGCGTCTGCATCGCGGCAGGGCGGCATTGAGGAAATCTTTGGCAGGTCTTGCGCGCGAATACGGGATAGGAGACAACGCATGA